Proteins from a single region of Candidatus Dependentiae bacterium:
- a CDS encoding ankyrin repeat domain-containing protein: MKPVKLQLIAALIPLSIFSCTLYAMDMDSSTAPATPNSSSIQQFYPPYISYSFQYQQPSITHPRDFCRALLSDEYVHNYVIYLRNAIGSAQFPILYDANFFYKKIYDLLAQCDKTTANTIQLLFCNPLYGNNLIQLINCAHLAGLTIIEIDAIRLLSLAIYGRSWFNCIQQMKFALHNNKPDMVKALLALGVHPNWLISNEGVSAIISGLHSKQDNIVLQLLEAPGVDINTPDIFGRTPLMQAAYNNNPAIIAKLAKLDNQNPSALDYQNKSALDLAVEQGSINAVNALIECFDIDSIDKITSAIKARSLNYHEIYYHIYQSISSNWTCFLSSSTNPIV, from the coding sequence ATTGCAGCTCTCATACCATTATCGATTTTTTCTTGCACACTCTATGCTATGGATATGGATAGCTCTACGGCTCCAGCAACACCCAACAGCTCCAGTATTCAACAATTTTATCCACCCTATATTAGCTACTCTTTTCAATACCAACAGCCATCAATAACTCATCCCAGAGATTTTTGCAGAGCGCTTTTATCGGATGAATATGTTCATAATTATGTAATATATTTGAGAAATGCTATTGGAAGCGCTCAATTTCCAATTTTATATGACGCAAATTTTTTTTATAAAAAGATCTATGACCTTCTTGCTCAATGCGACAAAACCACTGCAAACACCATTCAGCTACTCTTCTGCAATCCTTTGTATGGAAATAACCTCATTCAACTTATAAATTGTGCCCATCTAGCAGGACTCACCATTATTGAGATAGATGCTATTCGATTGCTTTCGCTGGCTATTTACGGAAGAAGTTGGTTCAATTGCATTCAACAGATGAAATTTGCTCTTCACAACAATAAACCCGATATGGTCAAAGCCCTCTTAGCTCTTGGCGTACATCCAAATTGGCTTATTAGTAATGAAGGAGTATCCGCTATCATATCTGGTTTGCATTCAAAACAGGACAATATTGTTTTGCAATTACTTGAAGCACCGGGAGTTGATATCAATACCCCTGATATCTTTGGAAGAACTCCACTCATGCAAGCAGCTTACAACAATAATCCTGCAATCATTGCAAAGCTTGCAAAGCTTGATAATCAAAACCCATCGGCTCTTGATTATCAAAATAAATCAGCACTGGACCTTGCAGTAGAACAAGGCAGCATTAATGCTGTCAATGCACTCATCGAGTGTTTCGATATAGATTCTATAGATAAAATAACAAGTGCGATTAAGGCTCGTAGCCTCAATTATCATGAAATTTATTATCACATTTATCAAAGCATATCCTCTAATTGGACATGTTTTTTGAGTTCTTCAACAAATCCTATAGTATAA